The following coding sequences lie in one Candidatus Planktophila sulfonica genomic window:
- a CDS encoding aminodeoxychorismate/anthranilate synthase component II, whose product MARILVIDNYDSFVFNLVQYLQQLGAECTVVRNDEVEANEAAKYDGVLISPGPGTPDKAGVSIAMINFCAENSIPLFGVCLGHQAIGEAFGATVSRAPELLHGKTSQVIHNGAGVLATLPSPFTATRYHSLAVERDTVPAVLEITGSTESGVVMSMRHATLPIEGVQFHPESVLTEHGHLMLANWLVKCGDLDAPKRAVGLSPVVGKAI is encoded by the coding sequence ATGGCTCGAATCCTCGTCATCGATAACTATGACTCGTTCGTGTTCAACCTGGTGCAGTACCTGCAGCAGTTGGGCGCCGAATGCACCGTAGTTCGCAACGATGAAGTCGAGGCGAATGAGGCCGCTAAATATGACGGAGTCTTGATCTCTCCAGGACCTGGAACGCCGGATAAAGCAGGCGTCAGTATTGCGATGATTAATTTCTGTGCAGAAAATTCCATTCCTTTATTTGGAGTCTGTCTAGGCCACCAAGCTATCGGCGAAGCATTCGGTGCAACAGTTTCTCGCGCACCTGAATTACTTCACGGAAAAACCTCTCAAGTAATTCACAACGGTGCAGGAGTTCTTGCAACTCTTCCATCACCATTTACTGCAACTCGTTATCACTCACTTGCAGTCGAACGTGACACCGTTCCTGCAGTTCTAGAAATTACTGGATCAACTGAATCCGGTGTTGTGATGTCAATGCGCCACGCCACTCTTCCTATCGAAGGCGTGCAGTTCCATCCTGAATCAGTTTTAACAGAGCACGGACATCTCATGCTTGCTAACTGGCTTGTTAAATGTGGAGATCTTGATGCACCAAAGCGTGCAGTTGGATTATCTCCAGTTGTAGGAAAAGCTATTTAA
- a CDS encoding cell division protein CrgA, with translation MPKSKLRKKVQEQHAHEEQHHIEEDSAILESPSWLAPVMVANFLIGLFWIVVFYVSQTLYPIPGIGAWNMIIGFSFIAVGFSLATKWR, from the coding sequence ATGCCAAAGTCGAAATTGCGTAAGAAGGTTCAAGAGCAGCACGCTCACGAAGAACAGCATCACATCGAGGAAGATTCAGCGATCCTCGAGAGCCCATCATGGCTCGCACCTGTGATGGTCGCTAACTTCCTTATCGGCTTGTTCTGGATCGTTGTCTTCTACGTAAGCCAGACTCTCTATCCAATTCCTGGAATTGGTGCATGGAATATGATTATTGGTTTTAGCTTTATTGCAGTTGGTTTCTCACTCGCTACCAAGTGGCGCTAA
- a CDS encoding alpha-hydroxy acid oxidase has protein sequence MGKNVKRQFPKPSELAPLLQFSLPTLRRKKRRLEKAYTIWDLRDIAKKRTPKGPFDYTDGSAESEVSLERARQAYRDLEFIPSILKDVSTADLTRTALGETFAMPLGIAPTGFTRMMQTEGEIAGARAAEKFGIPFTLSTLGTTTIEDVVASAPGGRNWFQLYMWKDREGSMALVERAKRAGVKNLVLTVDVPAAGQRIRDYRNGLTVPPRLTAGTVINAIPRPAWWINFLTTPSIEFASMKNWEGTVGELLDYMFDPTMTWEDLKWIREQWDGTLTVKGIQNLEDAKMAAKLGADAILLSNHGGRQLDRAPIMLHLLADIKKEFKKDYEIHIDTGIMHGADVLAAVALGAQFTYVGRAYLYGLMAGGQDGVERALEIMRTQMVRNMKLLGVNSLDELTPKHVRFLNRQ, from the coding sequence ATGGGTAAGAACGTAAAACGTCAGTTCCCAAAACCGTCTGAACTCGCTCCACTTCTTCAATTCTCTCTGCCTACTCTGCGCCGCAAGAAGCGCCGTCTAGAAAAGGCATACACCATCTGGGATCTGCGCGATATCGCAAAGAAGCGGACACCTAAAGGCCCATTTGATTACACCGATGGTTCTGCTGAAAGCGAAGTAAGTCTTGAGCGCGCACGTCAGGCATATCGTGATCTTGAATTCATTCCGAGCATTCTCAAAGATGTATCAACTGCAGATTTAACTCGCACCGCTCTTGGTGAAACTTTCGCAATGCCTCTCGGTATTGCACCAACTGGTTTTACTCGCATGATGCAGACAGAAGGCGAAATCGCCGGTGCACGCGCTGCTGAGAAATTTGGAATTCCTTTCACTCTCTCAACACTTGGCACAACAACGATTGAAGATGTCGTTGCATCTGCTCCCGGTGGTCGCAACTGGTTCCAGTTGTATATGTGGAAGGACCGCGAAGGCAGCATGGCTCTGGTTGAACGAGCAAAGCGCGCTGGCGTTAAAAACTTAGTTCTTACCGTCGATGTACCTGCAGCTGGACAACGAATTCGTGATTACCGCAATGGGCTAACTGTTCCTCCTCGACTAACTGCTGGAACAGTTATCAATGCGATTCCAAGACCAGCTTGGTGGATTAATTTCTTGACCACTCCTTCAATCGAATTTGCATCGATGAAGAATTGGGAAGGCACTGTTGGCGAACTCCTTGATTACATGTTTGACCCAACAATGACCTGGGAAGATCTCAAGTGGATTCGCGAACAATGGGATGGAACCCTGACTGTTAAGGGAATTCAGAACCTTGAAGATGCAAAGATGGCGGCGAAGCTAGGTGCGGATGCAATCCTTCTTTCTAACCACGGTGGCCGCCAGCTTGATCGCGCACCAATCATGTTGCACCTGTTGGCTGATATTAAGAAGGAATTTAAGAAGGATTACGAGATCCATATCGATACCGGCATCATGCATGGCGCCGATGTCCTTGCTGCAGTAGCCCTTGGCGCTCAGTTCACCTATGTAGGCCGTGCTTATTTATATGGCCTTATGGCTGGTGGGCAAGATGGAGTAGAACGAGCGCTAGAAATTATGCGTACGCAGATGGTTCGAAATATGAAATTACTTGGTGTTAATTCACTCGATGAGTTAACTCCGAAGCATGTTCGCTTCCTAAATCGCCAATAA
- a CDS encoding (Fe-S)-binding protein yields MKLALASISYLITAVALVLLAIRVRQLIAIYKKQQPDPTRSNDKAARLKNMLTEVLGHTKMLKFTGSGIAHWFVMIGFGALFGTLVTAYGQVINPEFALPVIGHFVGYELFAEAIGALTGVGIVTLIGIRQVTRFRMLNRFSGSGMGKAYYVEATILAVVFCVFALRGLEGALAGETEWNWHYAISWPAVLVFNSMSTASIESAIVIVATLKIVVSMTWFIVIASNLTMGVAWHRFLAFFNIFYKRNIDKPALGALPEMLSKGKPVNFEDPAEDDVFGLGTRGDISWKGLLDMTSCTECGRCQSQCPAWHTDKPLSPKLLIMAMRDHAMAKVVETENLVGENAPIALDVLWSCTSCGACVEECPVDIEHVDHIVNMRRFQVLVESEFPTELGGTFRNLEKSGNPWGANKQDREGWIAECDFPVRVVSGELPEEVEYLFWVGCAGAYEERAKKTTKAVAELLHMAGVNFAVLGKRETCTGDPARRSGNEFLYQILAAENIETFKETFGNRGVKKVVVTCPHCFTTIGKDYAQSGYELQMLHHTQLLNTLVKEGKLKTSPHKADQKITFHDPCYLGRHNQIYAPPRELLEASGCDIEEMPRNQERSFCCGGGGGRMWMEEKIGTRINLNRVDEAIDTGVPEVAVACPFCRIMVGDGMVARQSDVEVLDVAQVLLRNVKG; encoded by the coding sequence ATGAAGTTAGCGCTAGCAAGCATTTCTTATCTCATTACGGCAGTTGCATTAGTTCTTCTTGCGATTCGAGTTCGACAACTCATTGCAATTTATAAGAAGCAACAACCTGATCCAACACGTAGCAACGATAAAGCTGCGCGCTTAAAGAATATGCTCACGGAAGTTCTGGGCCACACAAAGATGCTTAAGTTCACTGGCTCTGGAATCGCTCACTGGTTCGTCATGATTGGTTTCGGTGCGCTCTTCGGAACTCTTGTTACCGCTTACGGACAAGTTATTAACCCTGAATTCGCCCTTCCGGTTATTGGTCACTTCGTTGGATACGAATTATTTGCTGAAGCAATTGGCGCACTCACTGGAGTTGGAATTGTTACCCTCATTGGAATTCGCCAAGTAACACGATTCCGCATGCTCAATCGCTTTAGCGGTTCAGGAATGGGTAAGGCGTATTACGTCGAAGCAACAATTCTTGCAGTGGTCTTCTGTGTATTTGCACTGCGCGGCCTTGAAGGCGCACTTGCCGGTGAGACCGAATGGAATTGGCATTACGCAATTTCGTGGCCTGCAGTTCTTGTATTTAACTCAATGTCGACAGCATCTATTGAAAGTGCGATCGTCATCGTTGCAACACTCAAGATTGTTGTTTCAATGACATGGTTTATTGTTATTGCATCAAACCTCACCATGGGAGTTGCCTGGCACCGCTTCTTGGCATTCTTTAATATCTTCTACAAGCGCAATATTGATAAGCCTGCGCTCGGCGCACTTCCAGAAATGCTTTCTAAAGGAAAGCCAGTTAACTTCGAAGATCCTGCAGAAGATGATGTCTTTGGCCTAGGTACACGCGGAGATATCTCGTGGAAGGGCTTGCTCGATATGACCAGCTGTACCGAGTGTGGTCGCTGCCAATCTCAGTGCCCTGCTTGGCATACAGATAAGCCTTTATCTCCAAAACTTCTGATTATGGCTATGCGCGATCACGCCATGGCAAAGGTTGTTGAGACCGAGAACCTTGTCGGCGAAAACGCTCCTATCGCACTCGATGTCTTGTGGTCTTGTACTTCATGCGGTGCCTGCGTTGAAGAGTGTCCTGTCGATATCGAACATGTCGATCACATCGTCAATATGCGCCGCTTCCAGGTTCTCGTTGAATCAGAATTTCCAACAGAGCTTGGTGGAACATTCCGAAACCTTGAAAAGTCTGGCAACCCTTGGGGTGCCAATAAGCAAGATCGCGAAGGTTGGATCGCTGAATGTGACTTCCCTGTTCGCGTTGTCAGCGGAGAACTTCCTGAAGAAGTTGAGTACTTGTTCTGGGTTGGTTGCGCAGGTGCTTACGAAGAACGCGCAAAAAAGACAACGAAGGCAGTTGCCGAACTTCTACATATGGCAGGTGTGAACTTCGCTGTTCTTGGAAAGCGCGAGACATGCACCGGAGATCCTGCCCGTCGTTCAGGAAATGAATTCCTCTATCAAATTCTCGCTGCTGAAAATATTGAAACCTTTAAAGAGACTTTCGGTAATCGTGGAGTGAAGAAGGTTGTTGTTACCTGCCCTCACTGCTTCACAACGATTGGTAAGGATTACGCGCAGAGTGGTTACGAGCTACAGATGCTCCACCACACTCAGTTGCTCAATACTTTGGTGAAGGAAGGAAAGTTAAAGACTTCACCACATAAGGCAGATCAGAAGATTACTTTCCATGATCCTTGCTACTTAGGTCGCCACAATCAGATTTATGCACCACCACGCGAACTTCTTGAAGCATCTGGTTGCGACATCGAAGAGATGCCACGTAACCAAGAACGTTCATTCTGCTGCGGTGGTGGCGGTGGACGTATGTGGATGGAAGAGAAGATCGGTACTCGCATCAACCTCAATCGTGTTGATGAAGCGATTGATACCGGTGTTCCTGAAGTTGCTGTCGCTTGTCCGTTCTGCCGCATCATGGTCGGCGACGGAATGGTTGCGCGCCAATCAGACGTCGAAGTATTAGATGTTGCCCAGGTCTTACTTAGGAACGTGAAGGGCTAA
- a CDS encoding rhomboid family intramembrane serine protease, with protein sequence MKQRSAVLTLITVICAFYLYELIDSGIIGTFALYGIDLLKVTNEWYRLATVALVHDNSSTIPIHLAFNMLALHSLGTPIETFLGRNKFLIIFFVSLIGGSLTSAMFLGYSGYSIGVSGAVFGLFGAWAVISRRIGAEVKSTLVIIGLNFVLGFTIGGVDWRAHLGGLITGAVVTKFLLSPSRS encoded by the coding sequence ATGAAGCAGCGTTCAGCAGTATTAACTCTGATCACTGTTATCTGCGCCTTTTATCTCTACGAACTCATTGATTCAGGGATTATCGGAACATTCGCTCTCTACGGAATCGATCTACTAAAGGTCACCAATGAGTGGTACCGATTAGCCACTGTAGCCCTGGTTCACGATAACTCGAGCACAATCCCAATTCACTTGGCATTTAACATGCTCGCGCTGCACTCACTTGGAACACCGATTGAAACTTTCCTAGGGCGCAACAAGTTCCTGATTATCTTCTTTGTATCTCTCATTGGCGGATCACTTACATCTGCGATGTTCCTTGGTTACAGCGGTTATTCCATAGGAGTATCAGGAGCTGTCTTCGGACTCTTTGGAGCATGGGCTGTCATCAGCCGCAGAATCGGCGCTGAAGTAAAGAGCACGTTAGTAATTATCGGACTTAACTTCGTCCTTGGTTTCACCATCGGCGGAGTCGATTGGCGCGCCCACCTGGGCGGGTTAATCACAGGCGCAGTTGTTACTAAGTTTTTACTTAGCCCTTCACGTTCCTAA
- a CDS encoding peptidylprolyl isomerase gives MSSTATLHTSLGDIVIELFPNHAPKTVENFVGLATGAKEWTDPRTGKKSNEKLYDGTIFHRVIAGFMLQGGDPLGQGFGGPGYQFADEFHGELQFDRPYILAMANSGPGTNGSQFFITVAPTTWLNRKHTIFGEVKDAASQAVVDKIGSTPTGAQDKPVTPVVINSVTIA, from the coding sequence ATGTCATCAACAGCAACTCTCCACACATCTCTTGGCGATATCGTCATCGAACTCTTTCCAAATCACGCACCAAAGACAGTTGAAAACTTTGTTGGTCTAGCAACTGGTGCAAAAGAGTGGACAGATCCACGCACAGGTAAGAAATCAAACGAGAAGCTTTATGACGGAACAATTTTTCACCGCGTCATCGCAGGATTCATGCTTCAAGGTGGAGACCCACTTGGTCAGGGTTTCGGCGGACCTGGTTACCAGTTCGCAGATGAATTCCACGGCGAACTTCAATTCGATCGCCCATACATTCTTGCAATGGCTAACTCAGGACCAGGAACAAATGGTTCACAGTTCTTCATCACAGTTGCGCCAACAACATGGCTCAACCGTAAGCACACAATTTTCGGTGAAGTAAAAGATGCAGCATCACAGGCTGTCGTCGACAAGATTGGTTCAACTCCAACGGGTGCGCAAGATAAACCTGTTACACCAGTTGTAATCAATAGCGTCACTATCGCTTAA
- the gyrA gene encoding DNA gyrase subunit A: MTTEDMNPEEVTFDRIEKVDLQVEMARSYLDYAMSVIVGRALPDVRDGLKPVHRRVLYAMYDAGYRPDKGYYKSSRIVGDVMGNYHPHGDTAIYDTVVRLAQPWSLRYPLVDGNGNFGSPGNDPAAAMRYTEARLAPIAMEMMRDIDEDTVNFSPNYDGRSQEPDVLPSRFPNLLVNGSAGIAVGMATNIPPHNLREIGEAVIYALEHPEMAAPDLLNHMLTIVKGPDFPTKALIVGRGGIEDAYRTGRGSVTMRAVVNVEEINKRTCLVVTELPYQVNPDNLALKIAELVKDGKIKGIADVRDEGNERLGQRLVIVLQSSAIPKVILNNLYKQTQLQDTFGANMLALVDGVPRTLRLDEFIKYYIEHQVEVIVRRTKFRLVEKEKRAHILKGYLKALDALDAVIALIRASKTPEEARTGLMKLLDVDEIQANAILDMQLRRIAALERQKINDEYEGLMADIIELNAILASEAKQREIIKTELSDLIAKYGDERRTQLVASEGDFSAEDLIPDQDVVVTITRGGYSKRTSADLYKSQRRGGRGVKGAALKQDDVVDHFFVASTHDWLLFFTNQGRVYRAKVHELPDAGRDARGQHVANLMAFKPDEQIAQVLSFKDYNAAPFLVLATKNGLVKKTPLSEYDSPRTGGLIAISLKPGDEVVSASLVRNGDELLLVSKKAMSLRFTTDDESLRSMGRSTSGVIGMKFREGDELLTMSRVDAETSVGAFVFTATDGGYGKKTPIDEYRLQGRGGIGIKAAKIDEESRGTLVSALVLVDSDEILAITSAGTVMRTPAAEVRQTGRDSMGVRLVNLDEGATLLSVTRNSEDEISTQK; encoded by the coding sequence ATGACAACAGAAGATATGAATCCAGAAGAAGTTACATTCGACCGCATCGAAAAGGTCGACCTTCAAGTCGAAATGGCGCGAAGCTATCTCGACTACGCGATGTCAGTCATCGTTGGTCGCGCACTTCCTGATGTTCGTGATGGCCTTAAGCCAGTTCACCGCCGCGTCTTGTATGCAATGTACGACGCTGGTTATCGCCCAGATAAGGGCTATTACAAATCTTCACGTATCGTCGGTGACGTCATGGGTAATTACCACCCACACGGTGACACCGCGATCTATGACACCGTTGTTCGTTTAGCTCAGCCTTGGTCACTTCGCTATCCATTGGTTGATGGAAACGGAAACTTCGGTTCTCCCGGCAACGATCCAGCAGCTGCAATGCGTTACACCGAAGCTCGTTTAGCGCCTATCGCCATGGAGATGATGCGCGATATCGATGAAGATACCGTCAACTTCTCACCTAACTATGACGGTCGCTCACAAGAGCCAGATGTACTGCCTTCACGTTTTCCAAACCTTCTCGTTAATGGCTCTGCAGGTATTGCAGTGGGTATGGCGACAAATATTCCGCCACATAACCTTCGCGAAATCGGTGAAGCAGTTATCTACGCGCTCGAACATCCAGAGATGGCAGCACCTGACCTTCTCAACCACATGCTCACGATTGTGAAGGGTCCGGATTTCCCAACTAAGGCGCTCATCGTTGGCCGCGGTGGAATCGAAGACGCTTACCGCACGGGCCGTGGCTCAGTCACGATGCGCGCAGTTGTTAACGTAGAAGAGATCAATAAGCGCACCTGCCTTGTTGTCACTGAACTTCCATACCAAGTAAACCCAGATAACTTAGCTCTCAAGATCGCTGAACTCGTTAAAGATGGCAAGATCAAAGGCATCGCAGATGTTCGCGACGAAGGTAACGAACGTCTTGGCCAACGCCTCGTCATCGTTCTTCAATCATCTGCAATTCCTAAGGTAATCCTTAATAACCTTTATAAGCAGACACAGCTTCAAGACACATTCGGTGCAAATATGTTGGCGCTCGTCGATGGTGTTCCACGCACGCTGCGTCTTGATGAATTCATCAAGTACTACATCGAGCACCAGGTCGAAGTAATTGTTCGCCGCACCAAGTTCCGCTTGGTTGAAAAAGAGAAGCGCGCTCACATTCTTAAGGGTTACCTCAAGGCGCTCGATGCACTTGACGCAGTAATCGCACTTATCCGCGCATCGAAGACTCCTGAAGAAGCCCGCACAGGTTTGATGAAGCTCCTTGATGTTGATGAAATTCAAGCAAATGCAATCTTGGATATGCAGCTCCGTCGTATTGCAGCTCTTGAACGCCAGAAGATCAACGATGAGTACGAAGGTTTGATGGCTGACATCATCGAACTCAACGCAATCTTGGCGTCTGAAGCTAAGCAGCGCGAAATTATCAAGACAGAGCTTTCAGATTTGATCGCTAAGTACGGCGACGAGCGCCGCACACAACTTGTTGCAAGCGAAGGCGATTTCTCTGCAGAAGATTTGATTCCAGATCAAGATGTAGTTGTCACTATTACACGTGGCGGATATTCAAAGCGCACAAGTGCAGATTTGTATAAGTCACAACGTCGCGGTGGCCGCGGAGTAAAGGGTGCAGCGCTTAAGCAAGATGACGTTGTCGATCACTTCTTCGTTGCCTCTACTCACGACTGGTTGCTCTTCTTCACCAATCAAGGTCGCGTCTATCGCGCAAAGGTTCACGAGTTACCGGATGCAGGTCGCGACGCTCGCGGTCAGCATGTTGCAAACTTGATGGCATTTAAGCCAGATGAGCAGATTGCACAGGTACTTTCATTTAAGGATTACAACGCAGCGCCATTCTTAGTTCTTGCAACAAAGAACGGTCTCGTTAAGAAGACTCCACTTTCTGAATACGACTCACCTCGTACTGGTGGTTTGATTGCGATTTCACTTAAGCCTGGCGATGAAGTTGTATCTGCATCCCTCGTCCGCAATGGCGATGAACTTCTACTCGTTTCAAAGAAGGCGATGTCACTTCGATTTACAACAGATGACGAATCACTTCGCTCAATGGGTCGATCAACTTCCGGTGTTATCGGAATGAAGTTCCGCGAAGGCGATGAACTTCTGACCATGTCACGCGTTGATGCCGAAACATCTGTCGGCGCATTTGTATTTACTGCAACCGATGGTGGTTACGGCAAGAAGACTCCAATTGATGAATATCGTTTACAAGGCCGCGGCGGAATCGGAATCAAAGCTGCAAAGATTGATGAAGAATCTCGCGGAACTCTTGTCTCAGCCCTCGTATTAGTAGATAGCGATGAAATCCTGGCGATCACATCTGCCGGAACCGTTATGCGCACCCCAGCTGCTGAAGTCCGCCAGACAGGCCGTGACTCGATGGGCGTTCGCCTGGTCAACCTCGATGAAGGTGCGACCCTCTTATCTGTGACCCGCAACAGCGAAGATGAGATTTCGACGCAAAAGTAG
- the gyrB gene encoding DNA topoisomerase (ATP-hydrolyzing) subunit B: protein MADVKKESGGYDASSITVLEGLEAVRKRPGMYIGSTGERGLHHLVYEIVDNAVDEALAGFCTEIQVTLMADGSLQVVDNGRGIPVDIHPVEKKPALEVVLTVLHAGGKFGDGGYSVSGGLHGVGSSVVNALSTDLSAKVKRDGFIWTQEYKLGVPTAPVKKGEATTETGTTIQFWPSADIFETVDFSFEVLSTRFREMAFLNRGLILSLTDMRAGHVDEKGEQLSVRYQYQGGITDFVKHLNSTRGELHKSVIALEAEDKKARLSLEVSMQWNNGFSESVYTFANTIHTHEGGTHEEGFRTALTSVVNKFAEEQGLIRKKEDRLTGDDVREGLTAIVSIKLGEPQFEGQTKTKLGNTEAKSFTQKVVNEHLTQWFEQNPQEGKDIIRKSIDAASARVAARKARDLARNRKGLLEGRGMPGKLADCQWTDPAKCELYIVEGDSAGGSTKGGRDSRNQAVLPIRGKILNVEKARIDRVLQNNEVQALITALGTGVHDDFDIAKLRYHKIILMADADVDGQHIRTLLLTLLFRFMRPLIENGFVYLAQPPLYKLKWGGKDPVEYAFSDKERDGMIKIGLDAGKRLPKDDGIQRFKGLGEMPAKELWDTTMDPEHRVLIQVTLDDAAAADDLFSVLMGEDVEQRRAFIQRNAKDVRFLDI, encoded by the coding sequence TTGGCTGATGTGAAGAAGGAATCTGGCGGTTACGACGCCTCCTCGATCACCGTCCTCGAGGGCCTTGAGGCAGTCCGCAAGCGCCCAGGCATGTATATCGGCTCAACCGGCGAACGCGGCCTCCACCACCTTGTCTATGAAATCGTCGATAACGCAGTCGATGAAGCGCTCGCAGGTTTCTGTACTGAAATCCAAGTGACTTTGATGGCCGATGGATCACTTCAAGTTGTCGATAACGGTCGCGGAATTCCAGTTGATATTCACCCAGTTGAAAAGAAACCAGCTCTCGAAGTTGTTCTCACCGTTCTTCATGCAGGTGGAAAGTTCGGCGATGGTGGTTACTCAGTCTCTGGTGGTCTTCACGGTGTTGGTTCATCAGTTGTAAACGCACTTTCTACAGATTTATCCGCAAAGGTAAAGCGCGACGGATTTATCTGGACACAGGAATACAAACTCGGTGTTCCAACTGCGCCGGTTAAAAAGGGCGAAGCAACGACCGAGACCGGAACAACAATTCAGTTCTGGCCATCTGCAGATATCTTTGAAACAGTTGATTTCTCATTTGAAGTTCTCTCAACACGTTTCCGCGAAATGGCATTTCTTAATCGCGGACTTATCTTGTCACTTACCGATATGCGCGCAGGCCATGTCGACGAAAAGGGCGAACAGCTTTCTGTGCGCTACCAATACCAAGGCGGAATCACTGACTTCGTAAAGCACCTCAACTCAACCCGCGGCGAACTCCATAAGTCTGTAATCGCACTCGAAGCTGAAGATAAGAAGGCGCGACTTTCTCTCGAAGTTTCGATGCAGTGGAATAACGGATTCTCAGAATCTGTCTATACATTTGCAAACACAATTCACACGCACGAAGGCGGAACACACGAAGAAGGTTTCCGTACCGCTCTCACTTCTGTTGTAAATAAGTTTGCTGAAGAACAAGGTTTGATTCGCAAGAAGGAAGATCGCCTAACAGGTGACGATGTCCGCGAAGGTCTTACTGCAATTGTTTCTATCAAACTTGGTGAGCCACAGTTTGAAGGACAGACAAAGACAAAGCTTGGTAACACTGAGGCAAAGTCATTTACACAAAAAGTTGTTAATGAGCACCTCACACAATGGTTTGAGCAGAATCCGCAAGAAGGTAAAGACATCATTCGTAAATCAATTGATGCCGCATCTGCTCGCGTTGCTGCACGTAAAGCGCGCGACTTAGCGCGTAACCGCAAGGGTTTGCTCGAAGGTCGCGGAATGCCAGGAAAATTGGCTGATTGCCAGTGGACTGATCCTGCAAAGTGCGAGCTCTACATTGTCGAAGGTGACTCTGCAGGCGGTTCTACAAAGGGTGGACGCGACTCACGTAACCAAGCTGTACTGCCTATTCGCGGCAAGATTCTTAACGTCGAAAAGGCGCGCATTGATCGCGTGCTACAGAACAACGAAGTACAGGCACTTATTACCGCACTCGGTACAGGTGTTCACGATGATTTCGATATCGCAAAGCTTCGCTATCACAAGATTATTTTGATGGCCGATGCGGATGTCGATGGTCAGCACATCCGCACATTGCTACTTACTTTGCTCTTCCGCTTTATGCGCCCACTGATTGAAAACGGTTTCGTTTATCTCGCACAGCCTCCTTTGTATAAGTTGAAGTGGGGTGGAAAAGATCCTGTCGAATACGCATTTAGCGATAAAGAGCGCGATGGCATGATCAAGATTGGTCTCGATGCAGGCAAGCGTCTTCCAAAGGATGACGGAATCCAGCGCTTTAAGGGTCTTGGCGAAATGCCGGCGAAAGAGCTTTGGGATACAACAATGGATCCTGAACACCGCGTGTTAATTCAAGTAACTCTTGATGATGCAGCAGCAGCCGATGATCTCTTCTCAGTTCTTATGGGTGAAGATGTCGAGCAACGTCGTGCATTTATTCAGCGCAATGCTAAAGACGTTAGGTTCTTGGATATCTAA
- a CDS encoding response regulator transcription factor, with product MTTNTASEAKGQRILVVDDESSISDLIATSLKFVGFDVRTAATGSQALTIAEEFKPHAMILDVMLPDLDGFEVCRQIRNEGIEVGVLFLSAKDEMKDKVQGLTIGGDDYMTKPFSLEELVARLRALLRRIGVVEQNMDEEKIRFADLELDEATHEARRAGHLLELSPTEFTLLRYLLINADRVVSKAQILDHVWDYDFGGDAGIVETYISYLRKKIDIYEPALIHTVRGVGYRLRLPAAK from the coding sequence ATGACAACCAACACTGCAAGTGAAGCAAAGGGTCAACGCATCCTCGTCGTCGATGACGAGTCAAGCATTAGCGATCTCATCGCGACAAGTTTGAAATTCGTTGGCTTCGATGTGCGCACTGCAGCAACTGGTTCGCAAGCTTTAACAATTGCCGAAGAATTTAAACCACACGCAATGATTCTCGATGTCATGTTGCCTGATCTTGACGGCTTTGAAGTCTGTCGTCAGATTCGTAATGAAGGAATTGAAGTGGGAGTTCTCTTTCTCTCTGCCAAAGATGAGATGAAAGATAAAGTGCAAGGTTTAACAATCGGTGGCGATGATTACATGACAAAGCCATTTAGCCTTGAAGAACTTGTTGCACGTCTGCGTGCGCTCTTGCGCCGAATTGGCGTTGTCGAGCAGAACATGGATGAAGAGAAGATTCGTTTTGCAGATCTCGAACTCGATGAAGCAACTCATGAAGCTCGTCGCGCCGGACATCTCCTTGAACTCTCTCCTACTGAATTTACTTTGCTTCGCTACTTGCTGATTAACGCTGATCGCGTTGTTAGTAAGGCACAGATTCTGGATCACGTATGGGATTACGACTTTGGTGGAGATGCCGGAATTGTTGAAACGTATATTTCATACCTGCGCAAGAAGATTGATATCTACGAACCAGCACTCATTCACACAGTGCGTGGCGTTGGCTACCGACTTAGATTGCCTGCTGCAAAGTAG